In Candidatus Hydrogenedentota bacterium, one DNA window encodes the following:
- a CDS encoding homocysteine S-methyltransferase family protein: protein MQFDPNVKLTRQNIKELPPLCTDGAWGTEMAKRGGDPGYICDVWNLERPDAVFAVAKDYVDAGAQVILTNTFNSNPIALNRHLLANKAAELNRLGAEISKRAAKGKAYVFASIGPCGKMVMMGDIDPAVVEEAAARQAHVLEAGGADAIVIETQSDIVEAEAILKGALRGCSLPVGVSFTFDSGENNDKTMMGVSIAQAYAMAKVSGASFVGANCGAGIETFPNIARQYAACGADLPIWIKGNAGLPETDGLGNMVFRAGPEIYAQAVPELLEAGARFIGGCCGSTPDHVRAIAKAMA, encoded by the coding sequence ATGCAATTCGATCCAAACGTGAAACTCACCCGCCAGAATATCAAAGAGTTGCCGCCATTGTGCACCGATGGCGCCTGGGGCACTGAAATGGCCAAACGGGGCGGCGATCCCGGCTATATCTGCGACGTCTGGAACCTCGAACGGCCCGATGCCGTGTTCGCGGTCGCTAAAGACTACGTGGACGCCGGCGCCCAGGTCATCCTCACGAATACCTTCAACAGCAACCCGATAGCCCTGAATCGCCACCTGCTCGCGAACAAGGCCGCCGAATTGAACCGCCTCGGCGCCGAAATATCCAAGCGCGCCGCCAAAGGCAAAGCCTATGTCTTCGCATCGATTGGGCCCTGCGGCAAGATGGTCATGATGGGCGACATCGACCCGGCCGTGGTCGAGGAAGCCGCGGCTCGCCAGGCGCACGTACTCGAGGCCGGCGGGGCGGACGCCATCGTCATCGAAACCCAGAGCGACATTGTGGAAGCAGAAGCGATCCTCAAGGGCGCGCTCAGAGGCTGCAGTCTGCCCGTGGGCGTATCGTTTACATTCGATTCGGGCGAGAACAACGACAAGACCATGATGGGCGTGAGCATCGCACAGGCATACGCCATGGCCAAGGTTTCCGGGGCCAGTTTCGTCGGGGCTAACTGCGGCGCGGGCATTGAAACCTTCCCCAATATCGCGAGGCAGTACGCCGCGTGCGGCGCCGACCTTCCAATCTGGATCAAAGGCAACGCCGGCTTGCCCGAAACCGACGGGCTCGGAAACATGGTCTTTCGCGCCGGCCCGGAAATCTACGCACAGGCGGTGCCCGAACTTCTCGAAGCGGGCGCTCGTTTCATTGGCGGCTGTTGCGGCTCGACCCCGGACCACGTCCGCGCCATCGCCAAAGCCATGGCGTGA
- the trxA gene encoding thioredoxin, whose product MGNARELTKENFDTVVGSGVTLVDFWAEWCGPCRMMTPAIEELAAQYSNKATIAKVNVDNESDLAAKYNVSSIPTLVVFKDGQVARQFIGVTSKSDLAKAIDSALG is encoded by the coding sequence ATGGGTAACGCTCGGGAACTTACGAAAGAGAATTTCGACACTGTGGTCGGCAGCGGCGTGACGCTGGTGGACTTCTGGGCCGAGTGGTGCGGCCCCTGCCGCATGATGACGCCGGCCATCGAGGAACTCGCCGCCCAGTACAGCAACAAGGCAACCATCGCCAAAGTGAACGTCGACAACGAGAGCGACTTGGCTGCCAAGTACAACGTATCGAGCATTCCGACGCTTGTGGTGTTCAAGGACGGCCAGGTTGCCCGTCAGTTCATCGGGGTAACCTCGAAGTCGGATTTGGCGAAAGCGATCGACAGCGCCCTGGGTTGA
- a CDS encoding sialidase family protein: MRTFLNLMLALIAAAAASPVSAAQATPADGVPAEQAAARILAVKTLCKEPGRFIGWPSIAQAPNGDLLAVFSGDRNAHVSPDGKVQLIRSSDGGETWSAPVTVFDTPIDDRDSGIIRTAKGTMLVSWFTNPGGGEWQGHWVIRSEDNGHTWGNPVRTEVTTPHGPIQLADGRLLFAGQRPHESHSKTFDVAIQESLDDGRSWRTIGTFPVPEGARMLEYDECHVAEHANGGLIILFRDCFEPHRIRQSESADGGKTWAAPHVTEMHGYPPHVLRLRDNRLLAVYAKRWEPFGQYACFSRDNGATWDVAREVRLTAAWDSDIGYPASVQLEDGSIWTVCYQPERPGETPCLVGTHWRPLEE; the protein is encoded by the coding sequence ATGCGTACATTTCTGAATCTGATGCTCGCGCTGATTGCCGCTGCCGCGGCGTCGCCGGTTTCAGCCGCACAGGCCACCCCGGCGGACGGCGTCCCCGCCGAGCAGGCCGCAGCCCGCATACTCGCCGTCAAAACCCTCTGCAAAGAGCCGGGCCGTTTCATCGGCTGGCCCTCGATCGCGCAGGCCCCGAACGGAGACCTGCTGGCCGTCTTCTCGGGCGACCGCAACGCCCATGTCTCCCCGGACGGCAAGGTCCAGCTGATCCGCAGCAGCGACGGAGGCGAGACGTGGAGCGCTCCCGTCACGGTCTTCGATACGCCCATTGACGATCGCGATTCCGGCATCATCCGCACCGCAAAAGGCACGATGCTCGTGAGCTGGTTCACGAATCCCGGCGGCGGCGAATGGCAGGGCCATTGGGTCATACGCTCCGAAGACAACGGCCATACCTGGGGCAACCCTGTCCGCACCGAGGTCACGACCCCGCATGGACCCATCCAACTCGCCGACGGACGCCTCCTGTTCGCCGGGCAGCGGCCCCACGAGTCCCATTCCAAGACGTTTGACGTGGCCATCCAGGAGTCCCTCGATGACGGCCGGTCCTGGCGCACCATCGGGACGTTCCCCGTCCCCGAGGGCGCGAGAATGCTCGAATACGACGAGTGCCACGTGGCCGAACACGCCAACGGAGGACTCATCATTCTTTTCCGGGACTGTTTTGAACCCCACCGCATCCGCCAGTCCGAAAGCGCGGACGGCGGCAAGACGTGGGCCGCGCCTCATGTGACCGAAATGCACGGGTATCCGCCCCACGTGCTCCGCCTGCGTGACAACCGGCTGCTGGCTGTATACGCCAAACGCTGGGAGCCCTTCGGGCAATACGCATGTTTCAGCCGCGACAATGGCGCGACGTGGGACGTGGCCCGCGAAGTCCGGCTGACGGCCGCGTGGGATAGCGATATCGGGTATCCGGCGTCAGTCCAGCTCGAGGACGGCTCAATCTGGACCGTCTGCTACCAGCCCGAGCGCCCCGGCGAAACGCCCTGTCTCGTGGGCACGCATTGGCGCCCGCTCGAGGAGTAG
- a CDS encoding glycosyltransferase family 9 protein — protein MPASRQGIASTPYKSKERAPNMVGGSPRILIIRLSAIGDVVRVLPALQILRDALPDAHIDWVVEKKAADICIDHPSLDGTIVFDRPEGAWKAAKAFLALCNNIRNRRYDIVIDFHGILKSGLIAWTSRARKRYGFARPRSQELSYLFTNRRTKLPPRTLNRVEENVILCEAVVPSRAGWPGATIEVPPDVQDSVDEFVDSTFEAGKRLVAVHAPVDRREKRWPLDYFAEVCDLLIADGRYEVMLTWGPGQRHIAQKVFDRCRRSPVIAPETPDLKHYAWLMNRADLYVGGDTGPMHIAAAMGTPVVAIFTGTNALQHAPYQSTCEVLTPERARELAPAEEAAETTLSPITPTMVYDACVRILAPNKKTG, from the coding sequence ATGCCCGCTTCCCGGCAGGGCATCGCATCCACCCCGTACAAGAGCAAGGAACGTGCACCCAATATGGTGGGCGGCAGCCCTCGTATCCTGATCATACGCCTGAGTGCCATCGGCGACGTTGTGCGCGTGCTCCCCGCGCTTCAGATTCTCCGCGACGCCCTGCCCGATGCCCATATCGACTGGGTCGTAGAGAAAAAAGCCGCTGATATCTGCATCGACCACCCTTCCCTGGATGGAACGATCGTGTTTGACCGGCCCGAAGGCGCGTGGAAGGCCGCAAAAGCGTTCCTGGCACTGTGCAACAACATACGCAACCGCCGCTATGACATCGTCATCGACTTCCACGGCATCCTCAAGAGCGGCCTCATCGCGTGGACGTCCCGCGCGCGGAAACGGTACGGCTTTGCCCGCCCTCGCAGCCAGGAACTCAGTTACCTCTTCACCAACCGCCGAACCAAGTTGCCGCCCCGCACCCTCAATCGCGTCGAAGAAAACGTGATCCTCTGCGAGGCGGTGGTGCCTTCGAGGGCCGGCTGGCCCGGAGCGACGATCGAAGTCCCGCCCGATGTACAGGACTCCGTCGACGAGTTCGTCGACAGCACCTTCGAGGCCGGAAAACGCCTGGTCGCCGTACACGCCCCGGTCGACCGCCGTGAGAAACGCTGGCCCCTGGACTATTTTGCGGAAGTATGCGACCTGCTCATCGCCGACGGCCGTTACGAGGTCATGTTGACTTGGGGACCCGGCCAACGGCACATCGCGCAGAAAGTGTTCGACCGCTGCCGCCGGAGCCCCGTCATTGCCCCCGAGACGCCCGACCTCAAGCATTACGCCTGGCTGATGAACCGCGCGGACCTGTATGTGGGCGGCGATACCGGCCCCATGCATATCGCGGCCGCCATGGGCACGCCCGTGGTCGCTATTTTCACGGGCACCAACGCCCTCCAGCATGCCCCCTACCAGAGCACGTGCGAGGTGCTCACGCCCGAGCGCGCCCGCGAGCTCGCCCCCGCCGAAGAAGCAGCAGAAACCACCCTCAGCCCCATCACCCCCACGATGGTGTATGATGCCTGCGTGCGAATCCTGGCGCCGAACAAGAAGACCGGGTGA